A region of Ursus arctos isolate Adak ecotype North America unplaced genomic scaffold, UrsArc2.0 scaffold_31, whole genome shotgun sequence DNA encodes the following proteins:
- the LOC113243685 gene encoding LOW QUALITY PROTEIN: RLA class II histocompatibility antigen, DP beta chain (The sequence of the model RefSeq protein was modified relative to this genomic sequence to represent the inferred CDS: substituted 2 bases at 2 genomic stop codons), with product MGSLLPTELYVYQRRSACLEFNGRTAEQCIYNRELFVQFHSAAGLFAVPHLGRITAKNWNRGSSWPXDGALDSVCKHKFDLDEGFTLKRRVQPKVNVSPSEKGHPQHHNLLVCHVSDFYPGHIQVHXFLNGQEETAGVLSTNSMHNGDWTFQILVMLEMTPQQGDVYVCQVEHPSLDSPVTVEWKAQSDSAQSKMLAGLGGFALGLTALGASFILRFRSQRG from the exons ATGGGGAG TTTACTCCCCACCGAGCTTTATGTCTACCAGAGGCGGAGTGCCTGCCTCGAGTTCAACGGCCGAACCGCGGAGCAATGCATCTACAACAGAGAGCTGTTCGTCCAGTTCCACAGCGCCGCGGGGTTGTTTGCCGTGCCCCACCTGGGCCGCATAACTGCCAAAAACTGGAATAGAGGGAGTTCCTGGCCCTGAGACGGAGCCTTGGACTCCGTGTGCAAGCACAAGTTCGACTTGGACGAGGGTTTCACGCTGAAGCGCAGAG TCCAGCCTAAAGTGAACGTCTCCCCCTCCGAGAAGGGGCACCCGCAGCACCACAACCTGCTTGTTTGCCACGTGTCAGATTTCTACCCAGGCCACATTCAAGTCCACTGATTCTTGAACGGACAGGAGGAAACAGCTGGGGTTTTATCCACCAACTCGATGCACAATGGAGACTGGACCTTCCAGATCCTGGTGATGCTGGAAATGACCCCCCAGCAGGGAGACGTCTACGTCTGCCAAGTGGAGCATCCCAGCCTGGACAGTCCTGTCACCGTGGAGTGGA AGGCACAGTCTGATTCTGCCCAGAGCAAGATGCTGGCTGGACTCGGAGGCTTTGCGCTAGGGCTCACCGCCCTCGGAGCGAGCTTCATTCTTCGTTTTAGAAGCCAGCGAG gATGA